In Dehalogenimonas etheniformans, one genomic interval encodes:
- a CDS encoding phosphoglucomutase/phosphomannomutase family protein, with amino-acid sequence MNSNPAAAIKFGTDGWRGLIARDFTFDNVAVCAAAYARYLTETGLGKRGVVIGYDTRFLSEEFAREAAAILNAAGIKVTLSACALPTPVVSWTVLHRRYGGGVVITASHNPGIWNGFKVKSDTGSSAPTETISRIEQHLKDIVASDFVPSRMAAEEAAKKGLLVIAELVPPYLEHLGTLVDIPLLRKTSFKIVVDSMHGAGAGIFRQLLGIKYDLVEIKAERNPVFPGMRQPEPIDINLKELEAKVVADKADVGLATDGDSDRIGIVDEHGVFLTQLQVMSLLALYLLETRGEPGAIVKTITTSSMLPKLGKLYGVPVFETPVGFKYVAPIMERENAILGGEESGGYGFRNHVLERDAIIAGLYFLDFMAKTGKKPSELLKWLYNKVGEHHYRRIDVEFDATDRDAILNRLKQANPATLEGQDVKRDTLDGWRFTLSDGSWLLFRASGTEPLLRIYAEADSPQMVDRLLETGKKIAGV; translated from the coding sequence ATGAATTCAAACCCTGCAGCGGCCATCAAGTTCGGTACTGATGGCTGGCGCGGCCTCATCGCCCGCGATTTCACCTTCGACAACGTCGCAGTCTGCGCCGCTGCCTATGCGCGTTACCTGACCGAGACCGGCCTGGGCAAACGTGGCGTAGTCATCGGTTACGACACCAGGTTTTTATCGGAAGAGTTCGCTCGCGAGGCAGCAGCCATACTTAATGCCGCCGGCATCAAGGTCACCCTCTCCGCCTGCGCTTTGCCCACGCCTGTCGTCAGTTGGACCGTCCTCCACCGGAGATACGGCGGCGGCGTGGTAATCACAGCCTCCCACAATCCGGGCATCTGGAACGGCTTCAAGGTTAAATCTGACACTGGTTCTTCCGCCCCGACCGAGACGATATCGCGGATCGAACAACACCTCAAAGACATCGTCGCCTCCGATTTCGTCCCATCGAGGATGGCCGCCGAAGAAGCGGCTAAGAAGGGGTTGTTGGTCATCGCCGAATTGGTCCCTCCATATCTTGAACACCTGGGTACACTGGTCGATATTCCCTTGCTGCGGAAAACCAGTTTCAAAATAGTTGTCGATTCGATGCACGGCGCAGGGGCGGGCATTTTCCGCCAACTGCTCGGTATAAAATACGACCTGGTAGAGATCAAAGCCGAACGAAATCCCGTTTTTCCCGGAATGCGCCAGCCGGAACCCATCGATATAAACCTTAAGGAACTCGAAGCGAAAGTTGTCGCCGATAAAGCGGATGTCGGTCTGGCCACTGACGGCGATTCCGATCGCATCGGCATCGTTGACGAGCACGGCGTTTTTCTGACCCAACTGCAAGTGATGTCTCTCCTGGCCCTCTACCTCCTCGAAACCCGAGGCGAGCCAGGCGCCATCGTCAAAACGATTACCACCTCTTCGATGCTGCCCAAGCTTGGCAAGCTGTACGGAGTCCCTGTTTTCGAGACGCCGGTGGGTTTCAAATACGTCGCTCCGATCATGGAGAGGGAAAACGCCATCCTGGGCGGCGAGGAAAGCGGCGGCTACGGCTTCCGCAACCACGTCCTGGAGCGCGATGCCATCATCGCCGGGCTGTATTTCCTGGACTTTATGGCCAAAACCGGCAAGAAACCCTCGGAACTGCTGAAATGGCTTTACAACAAGGTCGGCGAGCACCATTACCGGCGGATCGACGTCGAATTCGACGCCACAGACCGGGATGCCATCTTGAATCGGCTGAAGCAGGCCAACCCGGCTACTCTGGAAGGTCAGGATGTCAAACGAGACACCCTGGACGGCTGGCGATTCACCCTATCAGACGGCTCATGGCTGCTTTTCCGCGCCTCCGGCACCGAACCGCTGCTCCGCATTTACGCCGAAGCGGATTCGCCCCAAATGGTCGACCGGCTCCTTGAAACCGGGAAAAAAATCGCAGGA
- the metK gene encoding methionine adenosyltransferase, protein MLSCQDSDKYMFTSESVTEGHPDKICDQISDAVLDAILAHDPYGRVACETAVTNGLVFVLGEITTKTYVEIPEVVRRTIKEIGYTKPQYGFDYQSCGVLVSINKQSPDIAFGVGQSMEAKAGSTDPMDAVGAGDQGMMVGFACNDTPELMPLPIALSHRLCRQLATVRKQGVLPYLRPDGKSQVTVEYHLGKPKRIETVVIAAQHDDVLQSKIHDDIVREVIKPIIPAKLLDDNTNYFVNTTGRFIIGGPASDTGFTGRKILVDTYGGIARHGGGAFSGKDPTKVDRSAAYMARYVSKNIVGAGIADQVEMQISYTIGRAQPLSVSLETYGTCKISQEQLMDLVSKNFDLRPEAIIEHLELRRPIYRQTAAYGHFGRTDIDLPWERLDKVEALKAALAAHAKK, encoded by the coding sequence ATGCTCAGTTGCCAAGATTCCGATAAGTACATGTTCACTTCGGAGTCAGTCACCGAAGGTCACCCGGATAAGATATGCGACCAGATCTCCGACGCGGTATTGGACGCCATCTTAGCCCACGACCCCTATGGCCGCGTCGCCTGCGAGACCGCCGTAACCAACGGGCTTGTCTTCGTCCTGGGCGAGATCACCACCAAGACCTATGTCGAGATCCCCGAAGTCGTGCGCCGCACCATCAAGGAGATCGGCTATACCAAGCCCCAGTACGGTTTTGACTACCAGTCCTGCGGCGTTCTCGTTTCGATCAACAAGCAGTCTCCGGATATCGCATTCGGCGTCGGCCAGTCGATGGAAGCCAAAGCCGGGTCGACCGATCCGATGGATGCCGTAGGTGCCGGCGACCAGGGCATGATGGTCGGCTTTGCCTGCAACGACACCCCCGAACTGATGCCCCTGCCCATCGCCCTGTCCCACCGGCTGTGCCGGCAACTCGCCACGGTCAGAAAACAGGGCGTACTGCCTTACCTCCGGCCGGATGGCAAGAGCCAGGTCACTGTGGAGTACCACCTGGGCAAACCCAAGAGGATCGAGACGGTGGTCATTGCCGCCCAGCATGACGATGTGCTTCAGTCCAAGATCCACGATGATATCGTCCGGGAAGTCATCAAGCCGATCATCCCGGCCAAGCTTTTGGACGACAACACCAACTATTTCGTCAACACCACCGGCCGCTTCATCATCGGCGGCCCGGCCTCCGATACAGGCTTCACCGGCCGCAAGATTCTCGTCGACACCTACGGCGGCATCGCCCGCCACGGCGGCGGCGCTTTCTCCGGCAAGGATCCCACCAAGGTCGACCGCTCCGCCGCCTACATGGCGCGCTACGTCTCCAAGAACATCGTCGGTGCCGGCATCGCCGACCAGGTCGAGATGCAAATCTCCTACACCATCGGCCGCGCCCAGCCGCTTTCCGTGTCCCTGGAAACGTACGGTACCTGCAAGATCTCACAGGAGCAATTGATGGACTTGGTGTCCAAGAACTTCGACCTTAGGCCGGAAGCCATCATCGAGCACCTCGAACTCCGGCGGCCGATTTACCGCCAGACTGCAGCCTACGGCCACTTTGGCCGGACCGACATCGACCTGCCCTGGGAACGCCTGGATAAAGTTGAAGCGCTCAAAGCCGCCCTGGCGGCCCATGCCAAGAAATAA
- a CDS encoding adenosylhomocysteinase, translated as MAVTSDIKDPSLAGLGNERIAWAGREMPVLALIAERFKKEKPFQGFRIAACLHVTSETANLALTLKAGGADLVLCGSNPLSTQDDVAAALAAGGIPTHAIKGEDDKTYYKHIISAIDHKPQLTVDDGADLVTTLHTKRTELLKDVIGGTEETTTGVIRLRAMAAAGELKYPLIAVNDAKTKYLFDNRYGTGQSTFDGITRATNILWAGKKVVVAGYGWCGHGVALRARGMGAYVIVTEVEPVRALEAVMDGFAVMPMNEAAKVGDVFITVTGDKHVIGAADFAVMKNGAILANSGHFNVEIDIPALETTAKSKRTVKPFVEEFIMADGRKIYLLGEGRLINLAAAEGHPASVMDMSFANQALGLEYLVKNRGKLSPGVYSMPADIDGNVAALKLKSLGVTIDVLTPEQQKYLSSWQEGT; from the coding sequence ATGGCAGTTACCTCGGATATCAAAGATCCATCGCTGGCGGGGCTAGGCAATGAACGGATTGCCTGGGCCGGCCGGGAAATGCCGGTTCTTGCACTCATCGCCGAGCGATTTAAGAAAGAGAAGCCGTTCCAGGGCTTCCGCATCGCCGCCTGCCTCCATGTCACCTCAGAGACGGCCAACTTGGCTCTCACTCTGAAAGCGGGCGGCGCCGACCTGGTGCTGTGCGGATCGAATCCCCTGTCTACACAGGATGACGTCGCCGCGGCGCTGGCTGCCGGCGGCATCCCCACCCACGCCATCAAAGGCGAGGACGACAAGACTTATTACAAGCACATCATTTCTGCGATTGACCACAAGCCGCAGCTGACCGTCGATGACGGCGCTGACCTGGTGACCACCCTCCACACCAAGCGCACCGAACTGCTCAAGGATGTCATCGGAGGTACGGAGGAAACGACCACAGGCGTCATCCGGCTTCGCGCCATGGCCGCCGCCGGGGAACTGAAATATCCCCTGATCGCCGTCAATGACGCCAAGACCAAGTATCTCTTCGATAACCGCTACGGCACCGGCCAGAGCACCTTCGACGGCATTACCCGCGCCACCAACATCCTATGGGCAGGCAAGAAGGTGGTCGTTGCCGGTTACGGCTGGTGCGGTCACGGCGTTGCCCTGCGCGCCCGGGGGATGGGGGCTTATGTCATCGTCACCGAGGTGGAGCCTGTCAGGGCTCTGGAAGCGGTCATGGACGGCTTCGCCGTCATGCCGATGAACGAGGCCGCCAAAGTGGGCGATGTGTTCATTACCGTCACCGGGGATAAGCACGTTATTGGCGCTGCCGATTTTGCGGTGATGAAAAACGGCGCGATACTAGCCAACTCCGGCCATTTCAACGTCGAGATCGACATCCCCGCACTTGAAACCACTGCCAAATCGAAGCGTACGGTGAAGCCCTTCGTCGAGGAATTCATCATGGCTGACGGCAGGAAGATTTACCTACTGGGCGAAGGCCGCCTGATCAACCTCGCCGCCGCCGAAGGCCATCCGGCCTCGGTCATGGACATGAGCTTCGCCAACCAGGCTCTCGGCCTGGAATATCTGGTCAAAAACCGCGGCAAGTTGTCCCCCGGCGTCTATTCGATGCCGGCTGACATCGACGGCAATGTCGCCGCGCTCAAGCTGAAAAGCCTGGGCGTAACAATCGATGTTTTGACCCCGGAACAGCAAAAATACCTGTCAAGCTGGCAGGAAGGAACTTAG
- a CDS encoding AAA family ATPase, giving the protein MAQLPEVIQALLDPAQYPDDAPSEVKLLQTQMSFVLLTGRHAYKIRKPVNLGYVDYTTLEKRKLYSDKEVSLNRRLCPDTYLGVIPVTRKDDRIRLRGEGEIIDYAVKMKQLPAEGMLDLRLKTGDVKPEMLESVARTVANFHDMADTNGEIARFGETDGIRRNVEENFEQSQPYIGRALSQSQFDKLKECFDTFLDKHAALFVSRVERRRIRDCHGDLHSAHICFQDHGICIFDCIEFNDRFRYGDTASEVAFLSMDLDHYGRADLRRIFIDEYVKKSGDTGLCELLRFYQAYRAHIRAKVACFKLDDPFVPEAEKAEELAKARGYFDLELAYTRQKPILVIMSGYTGSGKSAVATELAKHLGLVYISSDVTRKTLAGLPLIQRSGEGIDAGLYSREMTEKTYQSILMMAEGALKSKDSAIVDATFLSKEQRMKAADIARRNGADFIVLECRLDEDELRHRLERRIAGVSDGTWQVYLSQKSKAEPVTEIQIGPNHVIIDALRPISDNVRNIIDNLT; this is encoded by the coding sequence ATGGCCCAGCTTCCCGAGGTCATCCAAGCATTGCTGGATCCGGCTCAGTATCCGGACGACGCGCCTTCTGAGGTCAAACTCCTCCAGACGCAGATGTCCTTTGTGCTGCTTACCGGCAGGCACGCCTACAAGATCAGGAAACCGGTCAACCTGGGCTATGTCGACTACACCACACTCGAAAAACGCAAGCTGTATTCCGATAAAGAAGTCTCGCTCAACCGGCGGCTATGCCCCGACACCTATTTAGGTGTTATCCCGGTCACCAGGAAAGACGATAGGATCCGACTCCGGGGCGAAGGCGAGATCATCGATTACGCGGTCAAGATGAAACAATTGCCGGCGGAGGGGATGCTGGACCTCCGCTTGAAGACCGGCGATGTCAAGCCGGAGATGCTTGAATCCGTGGCCAGGACAGTCGCCAATTTCCACGACATGGCCGACACCAACGGCGAGATCGCCCGATTCGGCGAAACAGACGGAATCAGGCGGAACGTAGAGGAAAATTTCGAGCAGAGCCAGCCGTACATCGGGCGGGCTTTAAGCCAGTCCCAATTCGATAAACTTAAGGAGTGTTTCGATACTTTTCTCGATAAGCACGCGGCCCTTTTCGTCAGCCGGGTGGAAAGAAGACGCATAAGGGACTGCCACGGCGACCTCCATTCCGCGCATATCTGTTTCCAGGATCACGGCATTTGCATCTTTGACTGTATCGAGTTCAACGACCGCTTTCGATACGGCGATACCGCCTCGGAGGTTGCTTTCCTGTCAATGGACCTCGATCACTACGGCCGGGCGGATTTGCGGCGGATTTTCATCGATGAATATGTCAAAAAGAGCGGCGATACCGGCTTGTGCGAACTCTTGCGCTTTTATCAAGCTTACCGCGCTCATATCCGCGCCAAGGTGGCTTGTTTCAAACTGGATGATCCATTTGTACCTGAAGCCGAGAAGGCCGAGGAGTTGGCCAAGGCTAGGGGATATTTCGATCTGGAATTAGCGTATACAAGGCAAAAACCAATTCTCGTCATCATGTCTGGCTATACCGGCAGCGGCAAATCGGCTGTCGCAACCGAGTTAGCGAAGCACCTGGGACTCGTTTACATTTCATCCGATGTTACCAGAAAAACGTTGGCGGGACTGCCATTAATTCAACGTTCAGGGGAGGGTATCGACGCCGGGCTTTACTCGCGGGAAATGACTGAGAAGACGTATCAGTCCATTCTGATGATGGCAGAGGGAGCCCTTAAATCGAAGGATTCGGCTATCGTTGACGCCACTTTCCTGTCGAAAGAACAACGCATGAAGGCAGCCGATATTGCCCGGAGGAATGGCGCCGACTTCATCGTCCTCGAATGCCGCCTCGATGAAGATGAACTGAGACATCGGCTTGAAAGACGGATAGCCGGGGTGTCCGACGGCACCTGGCAGGTCTACCTGAGCCAAAAATCGAAGGCAGAACCGGTGACCGAGATTCAAATCGGGCCGAATCATGTTATAATTGACGCATTGCGTCCAATTTCGGATAACGTTCGAAACATCATCGATAACCTGACCTGA
- a CDS encoding methionine synthase, whose amino-acid sequence MPKTEFNLMPTIIGSMPHRDPVKACKIISRYLTELPAWPQLPMRSFRELMTAQYAEGFPGVGITEEGVSASHPDGWEHELEALYGAYITGDAAKYAISEDSAAGFYAFRTNHPEHPMGVKGQVEGPVSWGLSVKDELDTPIVYDDVLAEAAAKMLSLKVTWQEAILREISPNTVIFIDEPALTSYGSAYLPLSKEKIQSLLTEVLGAVKGVKGVHCCGNTDWTLLTDTSTDIISFDAYNYANSLALYPDGIRQFVQRGGAVAWGIVPNTNKGVEEETASSLKDRLEEAITPFTRDGLDFRTILRQSLITPSCGMAYMSEDAAEKLLEIMVELTAKMRSRYL is encoded by the coding sequence ATGCCAAAAACCGAATTCAATTTAATGCCAACCATCATCGGCAGCATGCCCCATCGTGATCCGGTAAAGGCGTGCAAGATCATCTCCCGTTACCTGACGGAGCTTCCGGCCTGGCCGCAATTGCCGATGCGCTCCTTCCGTGAACTCATGACCGCCCAATATGCCGAGGGTTTCCCGGGTGTCGGCATTACCGAGGAAGGCGTTTCGGCGAGCCACCCCGATGGCTGGGAACATGAACTGGAAGCACTCTACGGCGCCTATATCACGGGGGACGCCGCCAAGTACGCCATCAGCGAGGATTCCGCCGCAGGTTTCTATGCCTTTCGGACAAATCATCCAGAACACCCCATGGGCGTTAAGGGGCAGGTAGAAGGTCCGGTCAGCTGGGGACTATCGGTCAAGGACGAACTGGACACCCCAATCGTCTACGACGATGTCCTAGCCGAAGCCGCCGCCAAAATGCTATCCCTCAAGGTGACCTGGCAGGAGGCAATCCTCCGGGAGATTTCGCCCAACACCGTCATATTCATCGATGAACCGGCTTTGACCAGCTATGGCTCAGCTTATCTACCCCTTTCAAAAGAAAAAATCCAGTCACTTTTGACCGAGGTGCTGGGGGCGGTCAAGGGCGTCAAAGGCGTTCACTGCTGCGGCAATACCGACTGGACATTGCTGACCGACACATCCACCGACATCATCAGTTTCGATGCCTACAACTATGCCAACTCATTGGCGCTCTACCCCGATGGCATCCGCCAGTTCGTCCAGCGGGGCGGGGCGGTGGCGTGGGGCATCGTGCCCAATACCAATAAAGGCGTCGAGGAAGAGACGGCATCGAGCCTGAAGGACCGGCTGGAAGAGGCAATCACTCCCTTCACCCGGGACGGACTCGATTTTCGGACCATCCTGCGACAGAGCCTGATCACCCCCAGTTGCGGCATGGCCTATATGAGTGAGGATGCCGCCGAAAAATTGCTGGAAATCATGGTCGAACTGACAGCCAAAATGAGGAGCCGATATCTCTAG
- the mtnP gene encoding S-methyl-5'-thioadenosine phosphorylase, translating into MADTVKVAVIGGTGLYNVEGLTDIKEMDVGTPYGKPSDTIVTGILEGARVAFLPRHGRGHRIMPTEIPVRANIWALKSLGVEHIIAINSVGSFKKSVAPGHLLIPDQLIDRTSQRANTFFGDGVVAHIGFAEPFCPEMRKLLYDCAKEAGATVHDGGTYVVMEGPAFSTRAESRLHKSWGADVIGMTALPEAKLAREAEICYGIIACSTDYDSWHEEETPVTVDMIISTLRANMELSKKIVKLAVGRLPDMRKCACSTALQNAIVTDPKAIPADRMQHLELIIGKYIK; encoded by the coding sequence ATGGCCGACACCGTTAAAGTGGCTGTCATCGGCGGTACCGGGCTTTACAACGTCGAAGGGCTCACCGATATCAAGGAGATGGACGTCGGTACTCCCTACGGCAAACCCAGCGATACCATCGTTACCGGAATCCTCGAAGGGGCCCGCGTCGCCTTCCTGCCGCGGCACGGCCGCGGTCACAGGATCATGCCGACCGAGATCCCGGTGCGCGCCAACATCTGGGCCCTGAAATCTCTCGGAGTGGAGCACATTATCGCGATCAACTCCGTCGGCAGCTTTAAAAAATCGGTCGCCCCAGGCCACCTGCTCATTCCCGACCAGTTGATCGATCGCACCAGCCAGCGGGCCAACACTTTCTTCGGGGACGGCGTCGTCGCCCACATCGGTTTTGCGGAGCCCTTCTGTCCCGAAATGCGAAAACTGCTTTATGACTGCGCCAAAGAGGCGGGAGCAACGGTGCATGACGGGGGCACTTACGTTGTGATGGAAGGTCCGGCTTTTTCCACCCGGGCGGAATCCAGGTTGCACAAGAGCTGGGGCGCCGACGTCATTGGCATGACCGCCCTGCCGGAGGCTAAGCTAGCGCGCGAAGCCGAGATCTGTTACGGCATCATTGCCTGCTCGACGGATTATGACTCCTGGCACGAGGAAGAGACGCCGGTCACCGTGGACATGATCATTTCAACCCTCCGCGCTAACATGGAACTTTCCAAGAAGATAGTGAAGCTGGCTGTCGGCCGACTCCCCGATATGAGAAAGTGCGCCTGCTCGACCGCTTTGCAGAACGCCATTGTGACTGACCCCAAGGCTATACCCGCAGATCGCATGCAACACCTTGAATTGATCATCGGCAAATACATCAAGTAA
- the mtnA gene encoding S-methyl-5-thioribose-1-phosphate isomerase: protein MTAIKPVEWLGDRLMIIDQTRLPQHEIYLELADVHQVAEAIRSLKVRGAPAIGVAAAYGIALGAQQIETQDLEDFRKEYKLVSDEIAATRPTARNLFMAVEQMDTAVGRASDVISAREYLVAEAEKIHDAEIDSTLRIAQNGATLIKDGDTILTHCNTGPLATTGSGTALGVIIEAFHQGKKIEVLATETRPLCQGARLTAWELKREHVPFRLITDSMAGHFMKQARVDMVVVGADRIAKNGDTANKIGTYSIAVLAHENGVPFYIAAPSTTFDERIDKGDEIVIEERSPDEVTHLYGKRTAPEGIEVFNPAFDVTPARYITGFITEKGISKP, encoded by the coding sequence TTGACCGCGATCAAACCTGTCGAATGGCTCGGCGACCGCCTGATGATAATCGATCAGACGCGGCTGCCCCAGCACGAGATCTACCTAGAACTTGCCGACGTCCACCAGGTAGCGGAGGCGATCAGGAGCCTCAAGGTGCGCGGCGCTCCGGCTATCGGCGTAGCTGCTGCCTACGGCATCGCCCTCGGTGCCCAACAGATCGAAACACAGGACCTAGAGGACTTCCGCAAGGAATATAAACTCGTATCTGACGAGATCGCGGCGACCCGTCCTACCGCCCGAAACCTGTTCATGGCTGTTGAGCAGATGGACACCGCAGTCGGTAGGGCCTCAGATGTCATTTCAGCCAGGGAATACCTGGTGGCAGAGGCTGAGAAAATCCATGACGCCGAGATCGACTCAACCCTCCGCATCGCCCAAAACGGGGCGACTCTGATCAAAGACGGCGACACCATCCTGACCCATTGTAATACCGGACCGCTGGCCACCACCGGCAGCGGTACCGCCCTCGGCGTCATCATCGAAGCTTTCCACCAGGGGAAGAAAATCGAAGTGCTGGCGACGGAAACCCGGCCCCTCTGCCAGGGCGCCCGCCTCACCGCCTGGGAACTGAAACGCGAGCATGTCCCTTTCCGGTTGATCACGGATTCAATGGCGGGACACTTTATGAAACAGGCGCGGGTGGATATGGTCGTTGTCGGCGCCGACAGGATCGCCAAAAACGGCGATACGGCCAATAAGATCGGCACCTACTCCATCGCCGTCCTGGCCCACGAAAACGGCGTCCCTTTCTACATCGCCGCGCCTTCTACGACGTTCGACGAAAGAATCGACAAGGGCGACGAGATCGTCATCGAAGAACGCTCGCCCGACGAGGTCACCCATCTCTACGGCAAGAGGACCGCTCCCGAAGGCATCGAGGTGTTCAACCCGGCTTTCGACGTGACCCCGGCGAGGTACATTACCGGGTTCATCACCGAAAAAGGAATCTCAAAGCCTTAA
- a CDS encoding class I SAM-dependent methyltransferase, with protein MNNAERFTNRVAYYVKYRPSYPETYLDYLVNEAGFNARSIVADIGAGTGILSRLLARRVSRVYAVEPNHQMRLAAQEYCKDARNIAVVNGTAEATTLPDASLDFITAAQSFHWFKLEEARREFNRILKPGSKVALVWNVRDINTPFGKEYEKIVKQFCLDYIGSGGGSTETLAYRMFFKNGQYEYRVFPNDRLIDLETLLGYSLSTSYAPTRGDKNYATFIQSLKDIFAKYAVDGTVLLSTTTQSYIGEI; from the coding sequence TTGAACAACGCCGAACGTTTTACCAACCGGGTCGCATATTATGTCAAATATCGCCCCTCGTACCCTGAAACCTACCTGGATTACCTGGTAAACGAGGCCGGCTTCAATGCCCGTTCGATCGTTGCTGACATCGGCGCGGGCACCGGAATCCTATCCAGACTGCTTGCCCGGAGAGTCAGCCGGGTATACGCCGTGGAACCCAACCATCAAATGCGCCTGGCCGCGCAGGAATACTGCAAGGACGCGCGAAATATCGCCGTGGTCAACGGCACCGCCGAGGCCACCACCCTCCCCGATGCTAGTTTAGATTTCATCACCGCGGCACAGTCATTCCACTGGTTCAAGCTGGAAGAGGCCCGGCGGGAGTTCAACCGCATACTGAAACCGGGTAGCAAGGTGGCGCTGGTGTGGAACGTCAGGGACATCAACACTCCTTTCGGAAAAGAGTACGAGAAGATCGTCAAGCAATTCTGCCTTGACTATATCGGCTCCGGCGGCGGCTCGACGGAAACGCTGGCCTACCGGATGTTCTTCAAGAACGGGCAATACGAGTATCGTGTTTTCCCCAACGACCGTCTGATCGACCTGGAAACACTGCTCGGTTATTCCCTCTCAACTTCGTACGCTCCAACCAGGGGTGATAAAAACTACGCCACTTTTATCCAGAGCCTCAAAGATATTTTCGCCAAATATGCCGTTGACGGTACGGTGCTCCTTTCAACCACCACCCAGAGCTACATCGGCGAGATATAG